In Exiguobacterium acetylicum, the genomic stretch GGCGGAAGTACGCTGACACAACAATTAATTAAAAACCAAATCCTGACGAACGAAGTTTCATTCGAACGGAAAGCAAAAGAAATCATCTTAGCGCTCCGCCTTGAAAATGCGATGTCAAAAGATGAAATTTTACAGGCATACTTGAATGTCGTCTCATTCGGACGAAATTCACTCGGGCGTAACATCGCTGGTATCGAAGCTGCTTCCCAAGGGGTCTTCAACAAATCAGCGAAAAAACTGACGTTACCACAAGCAGCTTTCCTCGCTGGTATTCCGAAAAACCCTTACTACTACACACCTTATCTACAAGGCGGTGTCGTCAAAAAAGACTTGACGCCAAGTGTCAATCGGATGAAGACCGTGTTGAAGCGGATGTACGTTGCAAAAAACATTACAAAAGAACAATATGAAAAAGCAATCAAACACGACATCACGAAAGACTTCGCGAAACAGTCGAAACGTTCGCGTGACACGTATCCGTATGTCTATGATTTAGCAGAACGTGAAGCGACGAAGATCATGACGAAGTACTTGATGAAACAAGATGGTGTGAAAGAAGACGAAGTCAAACCGTCTGAACTGGCAGAAGTCCGGGCAAACTATCAAGATCAAGCACTGGTTGCACTCCGTCAAGGTGGATACAAGGTTCATATGACGCTAGATAAAAAAATTCATGAATCGATGCAACAACCTGCGAAGAACAACGGGAACTTCCCTGGTGGCATGCAGTACAAACAAGTCGTCGATCCGAAAACGAAAAAAACCATTTCGAAACAAGATCCAGAAGAAACAGCAGCGGTCATGGTTCAGAATGAGACGGGGCGTATCCTCGGATTCGTTGGTGGACGTTACCTTGATGGAAAAGCCGATGATTTTAACCGAGCATTCCAAGCGAAACGTCAAATCGGGTCAACGGCAAAACCAATTCTCGTCTACTCGAACGGGATTGAAAATCGTTTGATCACTCCGGCATCTACCGTCAATGATGAAGAGTACTACTATCAGACCGTACCACGTCAACCAGGTGATCGTCCGATCAAGAACGAAGGTGGACGTTATCGTGGAAACGTGACGGTTCGTACAGCACTTGAACTCTCATTGAACGTACCTGCTGTTAAGATTTACGAGAAGATGAACATGTCGAACTCGATTCAAAAACTCGTCGATATGGGTGTTGAAGTGCCGGATGCGATTCGTTATGCTCCTTCGGCGGCACTCGGAACGATGGAGATCACACCGGTCGAACTTGCTGGTGCTTACGCGACACTCGCCAACTATGGTGAATTCGTGCAACCATACGTCATTTCGAAAATCACGAAAGACGGAAAAGATATCTATAAAGCAAAACCGAAGAAAAAACGAATTTATGAACCACGAACAGCTTACCTGACGCTTGATATGATGCGTGGCGTCTTCTCAAAAGGTACAGCAACGTTTGCTAAAGATCGGTTGAACGTTCCTGGAGATTGGGCTGGTAAGACAGGTACGACGAACGATGTCAAAGACTCTTACCTTGTCGGTTCCACTCCTGGTGTGACGCTTGCCGTTTGGACAGGACACGATCAGAACAACTCACTCATCGGTCCAACAACGTATTACCAACGAACACAAACGCTGTGGTCACAAATGGCGAATGCGACGTATGCTGCGAACAGTAGTTACTTCAAATCCGGTGCCCGCTTCACGCAACCATCTTCTGTAACAGCAAACGACTTTAAGAACAGTGGTCGCTTCAAAGAAGAAGATAAGAAGAAAAAAGCGGAAGAGGCAAAGAAAAAAGCCGAAGCGAAGAAAAAGAAAGAAGCAGAAGAAAAGAAAAAAGAAGCAGACGCACAGAAGAAAGAAGAGCAACAAAAAGAACAAGATCAAGCTAAAGAAAAAGCGGAAGCTGATGCTAAGAAAAAAGCAGCCGATGACGCCAAGCGTGCTGCCGATGCAAAAGCAAAAGCCGAAGCAGAGGCAAAAAAGAAAGCCGAAGCGGACGCTAAGAAACAGCAAGAACAACAGAAGAAACAAGATGAAAAGAAAAACGATGCTGCTTCTGAAAACTAACAAAAAGGATGAATCACCTGTCACGGTGATTCATCCTTTTTACGTTTAATCTTCCATCGTCGACAGATCACCTGTTTCAAGATTCAACTCCCATGCTTTCAGAACACGGCGCATGATTTTACCACTTCGTGTCTTCGGCAATTTATCCCGGAAATCGATTTCTCTCGGTGCCGCGTGAGCAGCCAGCCCCTCTTTGACGAATGCTTGGATTTCTTGTTTTAGCTCATCCGTTGGCTCGTAACCATCACGTAAGGCAATGAACGCCTTGATGATTTCACCGCGGACTGGATCTGGTTTCCCGATGACACCGGCTTCTGCGACAGCTGGGTGCTCGACGAGACGACTTTCGACCTCGAACGGACCAACCCGTTCTCCAGCAGTCATGATGACATCATCGACACGTCCTTGGAACCAGAAGTAACCTTCGTCATCCATATAGGCAGAATCCCCTGAGACATACCATCCTTTAAAGAAATACGATTCATATTTCTGCGGATTGTTCCAAATTTGACGCATCATCGATGGCCATGGTGTTTTTAAAGCAAGGTTCCCCATTCGGAATGGCGGTAACTCATTTCCTTGATCATCAATGATCGCAGCCTGAGTTCCTGGAATCGGTTTCCCCATCGATCCCGGTTTGATGTCCATCGACTTGTAGTTACAAATCATCATCGCGCCTGTCTCTGTCATCCACCATGTATCATGAATCCGTTGATCAAAGGCTTCTTTCCCCCAACGAATGACTTCTGGGTTCAACGGTTCGCCGACAGACAATACATGACGAAGACTTGAGAGATCATGATGATTCGCAACATCCGCTCCTGCTCCCATCAACATCCGGAAAGCCGTTGGTGCGCTATACCAGACCGTTACCTTGTACTTCTCGATGACACTGTACCAGAAATCCGGATTGAAGCGTCCACCGACGACGATGTTCGTCGCGCCATTCAAGAATGGTGCGAAGATACCGTAACTTGTTCCTGTGACCCACCCCGGGTCAGCCGTACACCAGTAGACATCATCTTCTTGGAGATCAAGTACCCAGCGACCTGTCATTAAGTGCTGAATCATCGCATTTTGAACGTGGAGCACACCTTT encodes the following:
- a CDS encoding transglycosylase domain-containing protein; this encodes MRENWFKFWNHPRTKAVRHWSNITYDVSWNIILFLIIAVLLIGSFSVGAAGGYFASLVKDTKAPPLTEMKQEVNSYAVTSQIYWGSGEKLTNISTDEERQPVDIKNISPYLIDALLSTEDVDFYQHDGVVPKATLRAVLQELTNSASRTGGSTLTQQLIKNQILTNEVSFERKAKEIILALRLENAMSKDEILQAYLNVVSFGRNSLGRNIAGIEAASQGVFNKSAKKLTLPQAAFLAGIPKNPYYYTPYLQGGVVKKDLTPSVNRMKTVLKRMYVAKNITKEQYEKAIKHDITKDFAKQSKRSRDTYPYVYDLAEREATKIMTKYLMKQDGVKEDEVKPSELAEVRANYQDQALVALRQGGYKVHMTLDKKIHESMQQPAKNNGNFPGGMQYKQVVDPKTKKTISKQDPEETAAVMVQNETGRILGFVGGRYLDGKADDFNRAFQAKRQIGSTAKPILVYSNGIENRLITPASTVNDEEYYYQTVPRQPGDRPIKNEGGRYRGNVTVRTALELSLNVPAVKIYEKMNMSNSIQKLVDMGVEVPDAIRYAPSAALGTMEITPVELAGAYATLANYGEFVQPYVISKITKDGKDIYKAKPKKKRIYEPRTAYLTLDMMRGVFSKGTATFAKDRLNVPGDWAGKTGTTNDVKDSYLVGSTPGVTLAVWTGHDQNNSLIGPTTYYQRTQTLWSQMANATYAANSSYFKSGARFTQPSSVTANDFKNSGRFKEEDKKKKAEEAKKKAEAKKKKEAEEKKKEADAQKKEEQQKEQDQAKEKAEADAKKKAADDAKRAADAKAKAEAEAKKKAEADAKKQQEQQKKQDEKKNDAASEN
- the acsA gene encoding acetate--CoA ligase, whose translation is MKVLKALPGKHWLAEYDEANTYDWKDAEQYFSWATTGKVNMAHEAIDRHAEGERANKDALIYFDGTTEQRFTYADMKRLTNKAANVLVDAGVKTGDRIFIFMPRSPELYFALLGALKVGAIVGPLFEAFMEQAVRDRLLDSEAKLLVTTKALLPRVPVGELESLEKVVLVDEDVEESDTLLDFRKAFEQASDVFEPVWLDREDGLILHYTSGSTGKPKGVLHVQNAMIQHLMTGRWVLDLQEDDVYWCTADPGWVTGTSYGIFAPFLNGATNIVVGGRFNPDFWYSVIEKYKVTVWYSAPTAFRMLMGAGADVANHHDLSSLRHVLSVGEPLNPEVIRWGKEAFDQRIHDTWWMTETGAMMICNYKSMDIKPGSMGKPIPGTQAAIIDDQGNELPPFRMGNLALKTPWPSMMRQIWNNPQKYESYFFKGWYVSGDSAYMDDEGYFWFQGRVDDVIMTAGERVGPFEVESRLVEHPAVAEAGVIGKPDPVRGEIIKAFIALRDGYEPTDELKQEIQAFVKEGLAAHAAPREIDFRDKLPKTRSGKIMRRVLKAWELNLETGDLSTMED